A portion of the Malania oleifera isolate guangnan ecotype guangnan chromosome 3, ASM2987363v1, whole genome shotgun sequence genome contains these proteins:
- the LOC131151243 gene encoding uncharacterized protein LOC131151243 yields MQARRLLRRGCQGNLAIVKDTPVGERELETISMVCEFPEVFPKDLPRLPPNRELEFAIELAPDTALISKALYRMALVELRELKEQFQGLLNKGNILPSKMIRIAQKEDPELVDIMEGIQKGLKLDFSIFGDGILRFRGRVCVSNDARIRRVILEKAHRSLYTIKVEHQKPAGPLQPLDVPEWKREHVSMDFVTGLPTAVHG; encoded by the exons atgcaagcTAGGAGGCTACTTCGTAGGGGGTGCCAAGGAAATTTGGCAATTGTGAAAGACACACCAGTGGGAGAACGGGAATTGGAAACGATTTCTATGGTATGCGAATTCCCTGAAGTGTTTCCAAAGGACTTACCAAGATTACCTCCAAACCGTGAGTTGGAATTTGCCATAGAATTAGCTCCAGATACAGCGTTGATATCGAAAGCTctgtatcgtatggctctagtTGAGCTAAGAGAGTTAAAGGAACAGTTTCAAGGCTTGCTTAACAAGGGGAACATTctacctagt AAGATGATCCGTATAGCGCAGAAGGAGGATCCCGAGTTGGTTGATATTATGGAAGGAATCCAGAAGGGGCTAAAGCTGGATTTTAGTATCTTTggcgatgggatattgagatttcgtgGCAGGGTTTGTGTATCGAATGATGCCAGGATTAGACGGGTCATTCTAGAGAaggcacatcgttcactttatact ATTAAAGTAGAACATCAGAAGccggcaggaccacttcaaccactcgaTGTCCCTGAGTGGAAGCGGGAacatgtctcgatggattttgttacgggttTACCTACGGCGGTGCATGGgtag
- the LOC131151978 gene encoding 1-aminocyclopropane-1-carboxylate oxidase homolog 3-like yields MAADAGTRYLSSYSDRLPELKAFDDTKAGVKGLVDAGITKIPRIFVRPDELAGKELNSDNIAGLTIPVINLGEITCERRAEVVEEVRRAAKSWGFFQVANHGIPTTVLEEMLERVREFHHQPAEVKAEYYSRDRMRRVRFASNFDLYSSRFANWRDTFGCVMGPDPLDPREVPVVCRDVIMEYSKRVRRLGNTVVELLSEALGLKPHHLEDMGCTEGQMILSHYYPACPEPELTMGTSEHSDPTFLTILLQDQNGGLQIFHENQWVNVSPIPGALLINIGDLLQLVSNDNFQSAKHRVLANRVGPRISVACFFSPHFYTSTRVYSPIKDLLSQDNPPLYRETSMKDFVAYYESKGLDKKRSIAHFKL; encoded by the exons ATGGCCGCCGACGCCGGTACCCGATACTTGTCATCTTACTCCGACCGATTACCAGAACTAAAGGCCTTCGACGATACGAAAGCCGGGGTAAAGGGCCTCGTCGACGCCGGCATCACCAAAATCCCGCGAATCTTCGTCCGCCCCGACGAGCTCGCCGGCAAAGAGCTCAACTCCGATAACATCGCCGGCCTCACGATTCCAGTGATAAACCTCGGAGAAATTACCTGTGAGCGGCGGGCGGAAGTAGTGGAAGAGGTGCGGCGAGCGGCCAAGAGCTGGGGGTTTTTCCAGGTGGCGAACCACGGGATACCCACGACCGTACTGGAAGAGATGCTGGAAAGGGTGCGCGAGTTTCACCATCAGCCGGCGGAGGTGAAGGCGGAGTACTACTCGCGGGATCGGATGAGGCGAGTGAGATTTGCTAGCAACTTCGACTTGTACTCGTCGCGATTTGCGAATTGGAGGGATACTTTTGGTTGTGTTATGGGTCCCGACCCGCTTGATCCACGCGAGGTGCCTGTAGTCTGCAG agaTGTAATAATGGAGTATTCAAAGCGAGTGAGGAGATTGGGAAATACTGTAGTTGAGCTATTATCAGAGGCGCTTGGGCTCAAACCTCACCACCTTGAAGACATGGGCTGCACAGAGGGACAAATGATTCTGAGTCACTATTATCCGGCTTGTCCCGAGCCTGAACTCACCATGGGTACGAGCGAACATTCTGATCCTACTTTCCTCACCATCTTACTTCAAGATCAAAATGGTGGACtccaaatttttcatgaaaaccAGTGGGTCAATGTTTCACCCATACCTGGAGCTCTTCTCATCAACATTGGAGATCTTTTGCAG CTAGTATCTAATGACAATTTTCAAAGCGCAAAGCATCGTGTCCTAGCAAACCGTGTAGGCCCGAGGATCTCTGTTGCATGTTTCTTTAGTCCACATTTCTACACATCAACGAGGGTTTACAGTCCAATTAAGGACTTATTGTCACAAGATAACCCCCCTTTATATAGGGAAACCTCCATGAAAGACTTCGTAGCATACTACGAATCAAAAGGCCTTGATAAGAAGCGATCAATAGCACATTTCAAGTTGTGA